In Centroberyx gerrardi isolate f3 chromosome 11, fCenGer3.hap1.cur.20231027, whole genome shotgun sequence, the following are encoded in one genomic region:
- the f11r.1 gene encoding F11 receptor, tandem duplicate 1, whose protein sequence is MLVNGLVSVALFLYATTGVFGSFEVTTSNANVRVKENEGADLTCSHSADFGSNARVEWKFNDMKGSQTYVIFDRKPTKAYEGRVTTFDGNVRFSKVTRKDNGEYDCEVSGNGKFGEAKVKLTVLVPPSPPMCRIPTSVTTGRSTLLSCHDADGSPPPTYKWFKNGTPLPEDPSKFPAFKNSSYKLNPVNGNLEFPSASKMDSAVYYCEASNDAGPTQRCKGAKMEVRDVNTGGIVAGVIVALLLLALLGLGIWYANKKGYLPKKSESKPKPSVVYQPPSLYGGGDDEDGEFRQKSSFVV, encoded by the exons ATGCTTGTCAACGGATTGGTTTCGGTGGCTTTGTTCCTGTATGCAACGACAG GTGTCTTTGGAAGCTTTGAAGTCACAACCAGCAATGCAAATGTCCGGGTGAAAGAGAATGAAG GGGCTGATCTCACATGCTCTCACTCAGCCGACTTTGGCTCAAACGCCAGAGTTGAGTGGAAGTTTAACGACATGAAAGGCTCACAGACGTATGTGATTTTTGACAGGAAACCCACAA AAGCGTATGAAGGCCGCGTGACAACATTCGATGGTAATGTGAGATTCAGCAAAGTGACCCGTAAGGATAATGGAGAATACGACTGTGAGGTGTCTGGCAACGGCAAGTTTGGGGAAGCCAAAGTGAAGCTGACTGTTCTGG TGCCTCCGTCTCCGCCCATGTGTAGAATCCCCACATCGGTGACAACGGGCAGGAGCACCCTGCTGTCCTGCCATGACGCCGACGGCTCACCTCCTCCCACCTACAAGTGGTTCAAAAATGGCACCCCTCTCCCTGAAGATCCCAGCAAGTTTCCTGCCTTCAAAAATTCCAGCTACAAGCTAAATCCAGTTAACGGCAATCTG GAGTTTCCCTCTGCATCCAAGATGGACTCGGCTGTGTATTACTGTGAGGCTTCCAACGATGCCGGCCCTACTCAGCGCTGTAAGGGCGCGAAAATGGAAGTCC GTGACGTGAATACTGGTGGTATTGTTGCTGGGGTGATAGTGGCTCTCCTGCTACTGGCCTTACTGGGACTTGGCATTTGGTATGCCAACAAGAAAGGATATCTGCCCA AGAAGAGTGAAAG CAAACCAAAGCCCTCTGTGGTCTACCAGCCTCCATCCTTGTACGGcggtggtgatgatgaagat gGGGAATTCAGACAGAAGTCGTCTTTCGTGGTATAG